In Shewanella psychrotolerans, the genomic stretch ATCAACGAGCGTCAGCGCGACAGAAGTGATGACCGTAGTTCGCGTGACCGTGGTGATCGTGCTCCTCGCGAACGTAGCCGTCGCGACTCACGTCCAACGCCGACCAACCTTGGTAAAGCTGATGCTCTAAAAGATAATCCTGACGTTAAGATGTGTCGCTATATTATCGATGTAGGTCGCGATCATGGTGTTGGAGTAGGTAACATTGTTGGCGCAGTAGCTAACGAAGCTAACATCGACAGTCGTTATATCGGTCAAATTCAACTATTTGATTCAATGACAGCAATTGACCTACCTGACGGTATGCCAAAAGATGTACTACAACACCTTAAGAAAGTGCGTGTTTGTGGTAAGCCACTAAACATTCGCGAAGCGGGTACTGAACAGCCTGCAAACAGTGGTGATGACAGTCGTCCACCACGTCGCCGCAAGCCAGCTGGCGACCGTAAACCACATCGCAAAGGTGGTAAAGACAACGCATAATCGCGTTATCTCTTGCCAATAAAAAAAAGCTGCATATTGCAGCTTTTTTTTATTCTCGTCATCTAGACAACAAGGCTATAAAACAGGCTCATCATCGCCTAATTCAACTTTATCGACACGCTGTAAGCCTCTTGGTAATTTAGCACCTCGACGACCACGTTCACCGCGATAATGTTCAAGATCACTCGCCTTTAAGGTGAGTTTACGCTTACCCGCCCATAACGTGACAGGGGTATCCTCTGGCACCACATGTAGGTGAGTCAATAGTTCTTCACGACTCTTAGCGCGCTCACTCGGGATGCCTATCACCTTGTTGCCCTTGCCTTTGGATAACTGCGGAAGCGCATCAACAGAAAACAGTAACATCCGACCTTCGTTGGTTATAGCCAGAATCGATTCATTACGAGATTTATCTACTCGCTTAGGTGGTAACACCTTGGCGTTTGCAGGCAAACTCAATAGCGCTTTACCCGCCTTATTACGCGATACCATATCTTTGTAATCACCAATAAAGCCATAGCCCGCATCTGAGGCAAGCAAATAGCAATGGCCATCTTCACCGATCAAGGCGTGCTCGATGGTTTCACCCGCAGAGAGCTGGAACCGAGTAGTTAATGGCTCACCTTGACTACGCGCTGATGGCAAGGTGTGCGTATCTGTTGCAAATGCACGTCCTGTACTGCCAATAAAGACGGTCGGATGATTACTTCGCCCTGACGCAGCACAAAGGAAACCATCACCCGCCTTATAAGATAAGGTTGTCGGATCGATATCGTGCCCTTTCGCGCAGCGTGCCCAACCTTTTTCAGATAATACGACTGTAACCGCTTCAGCAGGCATCAGCTCTTGTTCGGTCAACGCCTTAGATTCGCTGCGCTCGACCAGTGGCGAACGTCTATCATCACCATAGTTTTCAGCGTCTTGAGTTAACTCTTTTTTGATCAAAGTTTTCATACGGCGTTCTGAACTGAGGAGTAACTCCAATTTGTCACGCTCAGCTTCTAGTTCACTTTGTTCACTCTTGATTTTAAACTCTTCAAGCTTGGCCAAGTGACGTAGTTTTAGGTCAAGGATCGCATTAGCTTGCTCATCGGTCAGACTAAACCGCGACATCAACTCCGCTTTAGGCTCATCGTGGTAACGAATGATCTCAATCACTTCATCAATATTGAGAAAAGCGATCATCAAGGCATCAAGAATATGTAATCTCGCTAATACCTTATCGAGTCGATGTTCTAAACGACGCCTTACCGTAGTTAACCTAAATTCGAGCCATTCGGTAAGTAGCTGCTTAAGACCTTTAACCTGTGGACGACCATTGAGCCCTAGCACGTTGAGGTTGACGCGGAAATTCTTTTCCAGATCTGTGGTAGCAAATAGATGGGCCATCAATTGATCGCAATCAACCCGATTTGAACGCGGCACCACGACCATACGAACTGGACTTTCATGATCGGACTCGTCACGAAGATCGGCAACCATAGGCAGCTTCTTCGCCTGCATCTGCGCCGCTATCTGTTCTAAAATCTTGCCGCTACTTGCCTGATGAGGCAATGCGGTAATCACGATTTCTCCAGCTTCTATAGTGTAAACGGCGCGCGCTTTAATAGAGCCTCGACCCGTACTGTATATCTTAGCGATATCAGCCTTAGGTGTAATAATTTCGGCTTCAGTAGGGTAATCTGGCCCCGGCACCAACTCCATTATGCGTTCAAGTTCAGTCTTTGGGTTGTCTAACAGCTCGATGCAGGCACTAACCAACTCTCGGGCATTGTGAGGCGGCACATCTGTAGCCATGCCCACCGCAATACCTGTAATACCATTGAGTAAAATATGAGGCAAACGTGCAGGCAACACCAAAGGTTCTTTCATGGTGCCGTCAAAGTTAACGCCCCAATCGACGGTTCCCTGACCCAGCTCGGTTAATAAAACCTCTGAAAACTTAGATAAACGGGCTTCGGTATAACGCATTGCCGCGAATGACTTAGGATCATCGGGCGCCCCCCAGTTACCTTGACCATCGACTAATGGGTAGCGATAAGAGAAAGGCTGCGCCATCAGCACCATAGCTTCATAACAGGCACTATCACCATGGGGATGGTACTTACCCAAAACGTCACCCACAGTACGAGCTGACTTCTTGTGTTTCGATTGTGCAGAAAGCCCAAGCTCGCTCATTGCATAAATAATTCGACGTTGAACAGGCTTTAAACCATCACCGATGTGAGGCAACGCACGGTCCATAATAACGTACATTGAGTAATTAAGATAAGCTTCCTCAGTGAAACGTCTCAGTGGCATTTGCTCGACGCCATCGAGGCTTAAATCTATCGCATCACTCATTAGTTTTGATCCTGTTGTTCACTCGCTTCACTCTCTTCGGCAGTGTTCCCCTTATAAAATAAGCGATAAACATTGCCTTTCAAATCATCAGAAATATACATTGCACCATCAGGGGAGTTTAACAAACCGTAAGGTCTTGCCACCGGAAATTCACCATCAAGAAAACTGACTACGGTTTGACGATTAGTGATCTCATTATCTTCAATGGTCAACATCGTCACTTGGTAGCCAATTTTACTCGAGCGGTTCCATGAACCATTCTCGGCAACAAACATCTGATCATGGTATTTGTCAGGAAATTGCATGCCTCGATAAAATGCTAACCCCATAGGTGCAACATGGGCGGGTAGTTCAAAAACAGGCGGGATCGCCTTTAAGCTTTTAGGCTTTTCATAGGCTGGCTCAAGCACGGTAGTGGCGTGAATATAAGGAAAACCATAATGCGCGCCCACGCTATCAACTCGATTTATCTCATCGGGTGGCAGCCTATCACCCATCCAGTTGCGTCCTAAGTCGGCAAACCACAATTTATCATCTACTGGAGACCAATCAAATCCAGTGACGTGACGAACTCCAGTGGCGATTTGCTCACTACTCCCCGTGTCGATATCAATAGCAATAATACTGCCAAACGGCGCTTGAGGCTCACAGACATTGCATGGCGCACCGATAGCGACATAGAGACGACCATCAGGTCCAAAATGCATCGCTCGGTGACTCTTGTTGGGCTTACCAGGCAAGCGATCGTAGACCTCTTTACCGCGCCCTGGCCGACGTAAACGATTTTCAATATCGACGTAACGAATAATACGTTCCTCTTCGGCAACATAAAGATCACCGTTGTGGAACGCTAATGCTTCTGGATATTCAAGTCCCTTAGCGACGACATAGCGTTTATCAACCCGACCATCAGCATTGCTATCAACTAAAGCTTGGATCTCGCCCGATTTATGAGTACCGACAAATAGTGTGCCTTTATCTCCGAGCGCCATCTGCTTCGCGTCCCCTAAATCAGACGCATACAAAGATAAGCCAAACCCTTTAGTTACTGTGATCATAATGGGCTGACTCTCAGCTTTTGCTGCGACTGAAATAATCGATGCAACCAAGGTTATTAGGGCTAAAGAAAACCTACAACTCATTGTTTTATTGTTCATATTATTATTTTGAGTCAAATCATCTCTCACTACGTTTTTACTTAGTCGATTAAAAGGGCCAAATCACCTTTGGTCTCTAACCAAGTTTTTCGGTCTCCTGAACGCTTTTTGGCCAATAACATATCCATCAGCGCCATAGTATCATCACCATCTTCAATCGTTAACTGCACTAAACGACGAGTATTAGGATCCATTGTGGTTTCACGTAACTGCAATGGATTCATCTCACCCAAACCTTTAAAGCGAGTTACTTGAACTTTGCCTTTCTTTTTCTCCGCACTAATACGGTCCAAAATCCCCTGCTTCTCGTCTTCATCTAGCGCGTAAAAAACCTCTTTACCAATGTCGATTCGAAACAGTGGCGGCATCGCCACATAAATATGGCCTTTTTCCACTAATATTCTGTAATGCTGCACAAATAAAGCGCAAAGCAGGGTCGCAATATGCAGTCCATCGGAATCGGCATCCGCTAGAATACAAATTTTACCGTAGCGTAACTCTGATATATCGCTGCTGTCAGGATCGCAGCCAATGGCAACCGAAATGTCATGTACCTCTTGCGAGGCGAGTACCTGAGAAGCCTCAACTTCCCAAGTATTAAGAATTTTTCCTCTCAGTGGCATGATTGCCTGAAACTCGCGGTCTCGAGCCTGTTTCGCGCTACCACCAGCTGAATCACCCTCGACCAAAAATAGTTCGCCTCGCATCGGATCTTGACCACTACAATCGGTCAATTTGCCTGGCAGCGCAGGCCCAGAGGTTACCTTTTTCCGTGCGACCTTCTTCGCCGCTTTTAAACGCTTTTGGGCATTATTAATACACAGTTCAGCCAAAGCCTCAGCCTGCTCTGTATTGGTATTAAGCCATAGACTAAAGGCGTCACGGACGATACCCGATACAAATGCAGCACTTTGGCGACTGGATAGTTTCTCTTTAGTTTGCCCTGCAAACTGCGGATCTTGCATCTTAATCGATAAAATGAAACTACAGCGATCCCAAATATCCTCAGGTGACAACTTAATACCCCGAGGAATTAAATTGCGAAATTCACAGAACTCGCGCATGGCCTCTAGCAAGCCTTGTCGGAAACCATTGACATGAGTCCCGCCAAGGGGCGTTGGAATGAGGTTAACATAACTCTCGTTAAGATAGTCACCACCGTCGGGTAACCAAGTGATAGCCCAATCAACGGCTTCGGTGTTACCTTGCATCGTGCCAATAAAAGGCTCTTTAGGTAGCATCTCAGCACCATTAACCGACGCTTGTAAATAGTCAGTCAAGCCACTTTCATAAAACCACTCTTCGGTTTCACCAGACTGTTTATTCGAAAACTTAATCCGCAGCCCTGGACACAATACCGCTTTGGCGCGTAGCAAATAGATTAATTTGGGAATCGAAAAGTTAGGTGAATCAAAATAGCTGGCCGTTGGCCAAAAATGCACTCTGGTGCCTGTATTACGTCGACCGCAGGTGCCCGTGACGACTAAGTCTTCAACTTTATCACCGTGCTCAAATGCCATGTCGTAGACTTGGCCATTACGCCTAACCGTGATCTCTACGCGATTAGACAACGCGTTCACCACTGAGATCCCGACACCATGCAAGCCGCCAGAAAACTGATAGTTGTCATTCGAAAACTTACCACCGGCATGTAGCTTGGTTAAGATGAGCTCGACCCCAGAAATCCCCTCTTCAGGATGAATATCGACAGGCATACCACGACCATCATCGATAACTTCTAAAGAGTTATCCTTGTGAAGGATGACATCAATCTTGGTCGCATGGCCTGCCAACGCCTCATCA encodes the following:
- the parC gene encoding DNA topoisomerase IV subunit A, translating into MSDAIDLSLDGVEQMPLRRFTEEAYLNYSMYVIMDRALPHIGDGLKPVQRRIIYAMSELGLSAQSKHKKSARTVGDVLGKYHPHGDSACYEAMVLMAQPFSYRYPLVDGQGNWGAPDDPKSFAAMRYTEARLSKFSEVLLTELGQGTVDWGVNFDGTMKEPLVLPARLPHILLNGITGIAVGMATDVPPHNARELVSACIELLDNPKTELERIMELVPGPDYPTEAEIITPKADIAKIYSTGRGSIKARAVYTIEAGEIVITALPHQASSGKILEQIAAQMQAKKLPMVADLRDESDHESPVRMVVVPRSNRVDCDQLMAHLFATTDLEKNFRVNLNVLGLNGRPQVKGLKQLLTEWLEFRLTTVRRRLEHRLDKVLARLHILDALMIAFLNIDEVIEIIRYHDEPKAELMSRFSLTDEQANAILDLKLRHLAKLEEFKIKSEQSELEAERDKLELLLSSERRMKTLIKKELTQDAENYGDDRRSPLVERSESKALTEQELMPAEAVTVVLSEKGWARCAKGHDIDPTTLSYKAGDGFLCAASGRSNHPTVFIGSTGRAFATDTHTLPSARSQGEPLTTRFQLSAGETIEHALIGEDGHCYLLASDAGYGFIGDYKDMVSRNKAGKALLSLPANAKVLPPKRVDKSRNESILAITNEGRMLLFSVDALPQLSKGKGNKVIGIPSERAKSREELLTHLHVVPEDTPVTLWAGKRKLTLKASDLEHYRGERGRRGAKLPRGLQRVDKVELGDDEPVL
- a CDS encoding PQQ-dependent sugar dehydrogenase, with amino-acid sequence MSCRFSLALITLVASIISVAAKAESQPIMITVTKGFGLSLYASDLGDAKQMALGDKGTLFVGTHKSGEIQALVDSNADGRVDKRYVVAKGLEYPEALAFHNGDLYVAEEERIIRYVDIENRLRRPGRGKEVYDRLPGKPNKSHRAMHFGPDGRLYVAIGAPCNVCEPQAPFGSIIAIDIDTGSSEQIATGVRHVTGFDWSPVDDKLWFADLGRNWMGDRLPPDEINRVDSVGAHYGFPYIHATTVLEPAYEKPKSLKAIPPVFELPAHVAPMGLAFYRGMQFPDKYHDQMFVAENGSWNRSSKIGYQVTMLTIEDNEITNRQTVVSFLDGEFPVARPYGLLNSPDGAMYISDDLKGNVYRLFYKGNTAEESEASEQQDQN
- the parE gene encoding DNA topoisomerase IV subunit B — encoded protein: MTNQYTSDSIEVLNGLDPVKRRPGMYTDTSRPNHLGQEVIDNSVDEALAGHATKIDVILHKDNSLEVIDDGRGMPVDIHPEEGISGVELILTKLHAGGKFSNDNYQFSGGLHGVGISVVNALSNRVEITVRRNGQVYDMAFEHGDKVEDLVVTGTCGRRNTGTRVHFWPTASYFDSPNFSIPKLIYLLRAKAVLCPGLRIKFSNKQSGETEEWFYESGLTDYLQASVNGAEMLPKEPFIGTMQGNTEAVDWAITWLPDGGDYLNESYVNLIPTPLGGTHVNGFRQGLLEAMREFCEFRNLIPRGIKLSPEDIWDRCSFILSIKMQDPQFAGQTKEKLSSRQSAAFVSGIVRDAFSLWLNTNTEQAEALAELCINNAQKRLKAAKKVARKKVTSGPALPGKLTDCSGQDPMRGELFLVEGDSAGGSAKQARDREFQAIMPLRGKILNTWEVEASQVLASQEVHDISVAIGCDPDSSDISELRYGKICILADADSDGLHIATLLCALFVQHYRILVEKGHIYVAMPPLFRIDIGKEVFYALDEDEKQGILDRISAEKKKGKVQVTRFKGLGEMNPLQLRETTMDPNTRRLVQLTIEDGDDTMALMDMLLAKKRSGDRKTWLETKGDLALLID